The proteins below are encoded in one region of Microbispora sp. NBC_01189:
- a CDS encoding DUF742 domain-containing protein codes for MADAHRQYGGATPNPRPAQTEQSSLVRPYAVTGGRTTPRLQLAMEALVSSATSVQQDLSTFTPERQAISTLCRQVRSVAEVSALLRIPLGVVRVVIADMAAEGLVHVHQPQLEAGKPDLNLLERVLSGLRRL; via the coding sequence GTGGCCGACGCCCACCGGCAGTACGGCGGTGCGACCCCCAACCCGAGGCCGGCGCAGACGGAGCAGAGCTCCCTCGTACGGCCCTACGCGGTGACGGGAGGACGCACGACGCCACGCCTCCAGCTGGCGATGGAGGCGCTCGTGTCCTCCGCCACCTCGGTGCAGCAGGACCTCTCCACGTTCACCCCGGAACGCCAGGCGATCAGCACCCTGTGCCGTCAGGTGCGGTCGGTGGCGGAGGTGTCGGCGTTGCTGCGGATTCCGCTGGGTGTGGTTCGTGTGGTGATCGCGGACATGGCGGCGGAGGGGTTGGTGCATGTGCATCAGCCGCAGTTGGAGGCGGGTAAGCCGGATCTGAACTTGCTGGAAAGGGTGCTCAGTGGACTTCGCAGGCTCTAG
- a CDS encoding nitrate- and nitrite sensing domain-containing protein, translated as MRTATVESGRRSERKPPPLPAGSEASAGELGEQPAQPEPPGQGAGSRLALKNWRMRTRLLALILVPTAVAVTLGGLRVSSSISSAAEYRRVQDVAELVLGIGDFVHELQLERDLTARYVGTDRRGGATLSLIHDQQSAVDAAAQRVRSKAETAGAAFGDIGRADLVRLRGRLDELPALRTTILESKLPALPAIEKYSQVAADALRLYDETVQGAVDEGVIAGLKSMASLARTEEEVSKQRALLAAALVRNRFENAEIDAFTAARAREVSERNAFLAQATAAQRQLFSDTVTGQKVDRAEYLRALALSLTRDGLPLHRVEPGGQAADTWFDAITETGDQMHKVNLALAHAVITRSEEFQASDQRVAAINVALVVAVLLVVLVITLVMARSVVRPLRRLRSEALEVAGHRLPGLVQRLRESDSAGSQQVQPIGVLSADEIGEVARAFDEVHREAVRLAGDEARLRGNVNAMFVNLSRRTQTLVERQITLIDGLEQGEQDEERLANLFKLDHLATRMRRNSENLLVLAGQETARRWSRPVEITDVLRASLSEVEGYERVVLNFPSDVSIAGQAVNDIIHLMAELVENALSFSARDTRVVVSGNRIDGGGVMISVTDSGIGMTAEEISQANWRLANPPVVDVSVSRRMGLFVVGRLGMRHGIRVQLRPHDGGGLTAMVLLPESLMGGASYPEQAYAGAFAPAWSGQPGQSSGWNGRPQGLPAPAAQPALPAARQPGMFSRTRPFDPLPGEATGPIPAVSGPAFPDPAFSGSPFSGSAFSDPTISGPIGAQSGAFSVNTGPVPMPSGPGAAQTGPTQFGPAQTGPVYGAPVGTGGAPPAPPAEEFLPIFASVESAWFRRTPATDTGPADWQREQATDAGWQAAAAAAEKPAWEGTTTSGLPKRVPKANLVPGSADSTGPQQPQAAQTQHTPQTQQTPRPPLSPDRARSRLSSFQQGVRQGRAVARGELSEDEGYPTKKGDGA; from the coding sequence GTGAGGACGGCAACAGTCGAGAGCGGTCGTCGTAGTGAACGGAAGCCGCCCCCGCTGCCGGCCGGCTCCGAGGCGTCCGCGGGGGAGTTGGGGGAGCAACCGGCGCAGCCGGAGCCGCCCGGGCAGGGCGCCGGTAGCCGTCTGGCGCTGAAGAACTGGCGGATGCGCACCCGGCTGCTGGCGTTGATCCTGGTGCCGACCGCCGTCGCGGTCACGCTGGGCGGCCTGCGGGTGTCCTCCTCGATCAGCAGCGCGGCCGAGTACCGCCGGGTGCAGGACGTCGCCGAACTGGTCCTCGGCATCGGCGACTTCGTCCACGAGCTGCAGCTCGAACGCGACCTGACGGCCCGTTACGTGGGGACGGACCGCCGTGGCGGGGCGACCCTCTCGCTGATCCACGACCAGCAGTCGGCGGTCGACGCGGCGGCGCAGCGGGTGCGGTCGAAGGCGGAGACCGCGGGCGCCGCGTTCGGCGACATCGGCCGCGCCGATCTCGTCCGCCTGCGCGGCCGCCTCGACGAGCTGCCCGCGCTGCGCACCACGATCCTGGAGAGCAAGCTTCCCGCGCTGCCCGCGATCGAGAAGTACTCCCAGGTCGCCGCCGATGCCCTGCGGCTGTACGACGAGACCGTGCAGGGTGCAGTGGACGAGGGCGTCATCGCCGGTCTGAAGTCGATGGCCTCGCTCGCGCGGACCGAGGAGGAGGTCTCCAAACAGCGCGCGCTGCTCGCCGCCGCGCTGGTCCGGAACCGGTTCGAGAACGCGGAGATCGACGCGTTCACCGCCGCCCGCGCCCGCGAGGTCAGCGAGCGCAACGCGTTCCTCGCCCAGGCCACGGCCGCGCAGCGCCAGCTCTTCTCGGACACCGTGACGGGCCAGAAGGTCGACCGGGCCGAATACCTGCGCGCCCTCGCCCTGAGCCTCACCCGCGACGGCCTGCCGCTGCACCGCGTCGAGCCCGGCGGACAGGCCGCGGACACCTGGTTCGACGCGATCACCGAGACCGGCGACCAGATGCACAAGGTCAACCTCGCGCTCGCCCACGCGGTGATCACGCGCAGCGAGGAGTTCCAGGCGTCGGACCAGAGGGTCGCCGCGATCAACGTGGCCCTGGTCGTCGCCGTCCTGCTGGTGGTCCTGGTCATCACCCTGGTCATGGCCCGCTCGGTCGTCCGGCCGCTGCGGCGGCTGCGCAGCGAGGCGCTGGAGGTCGCCGGGCACCGGCTGCCCGGCCTCGTCCAGCGCCTCCGCGAGTCCGACTCCGCCGGCTCTCAGCAGGTGCAGCCGATCGGGGTGCTGTCGGCGGACGAGATCGGCGAGGTGGCGCGGGCCTTCGACGAGGTCCACCGTGAGGCCGTACGGCTGGCGGGCGACGAGGCCCGGCTCCGCGGCAACGTCAACGCGATGTTCGTGAACCTGTCGCGGCGTACGCAGACCCTGGTGGAGCGGCAGATCACCCTGATCGACGGGCTGGAGCAGGGCGAGCAGGACGAGGAGCGGCTCGCGAACCTGTTCAAGCTCGACCATCTCGCCACCCGCATGCGCCGCAACAGTGAGAACCTGCTGGTCCTCGCCGGGCAGGAGACCGCCCGCCGCTGGAGCCGGCCCGTCGAGATCACCGACGTTCTGCGGGCGTCGCTGTCGGAGGTCGAGGGCTACGAGCGGGTGGTGCTGAACTTCCCCTCGGACGTCTCGATCGCCGGCCAGGCCGTCAACGACATCATTCACCTGATGGCGGAGCTGGTGGAGAACGCGCTGTCGTTCTCCGCCCGCGACACCCGGGTGGTCGTCTCCGGCAACCGGATCGACGGCGGCGGCGTGATGATCTCCGTCACCGACTCCGGCATCGGGATGACCGCCGAGGAGATCTCCCAGGCCAACTGGAGGCTGGCGAACCCGCCGGTGGTGGACGTGTCGGTGTCCCGCCGGATGGGCCTGTTCGTGGTCGGCCGCCTCGGCATGCGCCACGGCATCCGGGTGCAGCTCAGGCCGCACGACGGGGGAGGGCTGACCGCCATGGTCCTGCTGCCGGAGAGCCTCATGGGCGGCGCGTCGTACCCGGAGCAGGCCTACGCGGGAGCCTTCGCGCCCGCCTGGAGCGGGCAGCCCGGCCAGTCGTCCGGCTGGAACGGCCGCCCGCAGGGGCTTCCCGCGCCGGCGGCGCAGCCGGCGCTCCCCGCCGCCCGGCAGCCGGGGATGTTCTCGCGGACACGCCCGTTCGACCCCCTGCCCGGCGAGGCGACCGGCCCGATTCCCGCCGTCTCCGGCCCCGCCTTCCCCGATCCCGCTTTCTCCGGGTCCCCCTTCTCCGGGTCGGCCTTCTCCGATCCCACCATCTCGGGTCCGATCGGGGCCCAGTCCGGAGCGTTCTCCGTCAACACAGGGCCGGTCCCGATGCCCTCCGGACCGGGTGCCGCCCAGACCGGCCCCACGCAGTTCGGCCCCGCGCAGACCGGACCGGTGTACGGAGCGCCGGTGGGAACGGGCGGAGCGCCGCCGGCGCCGCCGGCTGAGGAGTTCCTGCCGATCTTCGCCTCCGTCGAGTCGGCGTGGTTCCGCCGTACGCCCGCCACCGACACCGGCCCGGCGGACTGGCAGCGTGAGCAGGCCACGGACGCGGGATGGCAGGCCGCCGCCGCGGCCGCCGAGAAGCCGGCCTGGGAGGGCACGACGACGTCCGGCCTGCCGAAGCGGGTCCCGAAGGCCAACCTGGTGCCCGGCTCGGCGGACTCGACCGGGCCGCAGCAGCCGCAGGCGGCACAGACACAGCACACGCCGCAGACACAGCAGACGCCGCGGCCGCCCCTGTCGCCGGACCGGGCGCGCAGCCGCCTGTCCAGCTTCCAGCAGGGCGTACGGCAGGGGCGGGCGGTGGCCCGGGGCGAGTTGAGTGAGGACGAGGGCTATCCGACGAAGAAAGGGGACGGCGCATGA
- a CDS encoding roadblock/LC7 domain-containing protein — translation MSQAARGINWLITDFVNNVPGVAHTVVVSADGLPLAFSDGFPKDRADQLAAVAAGLISLTQGASRVFEGGPVTQTVVEMQRGLLLIMSISDGSCLAVLAAADSDLGLVAYQMTLLVERAGQVLTPAVRAELQSSHPR, via the coding sequence ATGAGTCAGGCCGCACGCGGCATCAACTGGTTGATCACGGACTTCGTGAACAACGTGCCCGGTGTGGCGCACACCGTGGTGGTGTCGGCCGACGGGTTGCCCCTGGCGTTCTCGGACGGATTTCCCAAGGATCGGGCGGATCAGCTGGCGGCGGTGGCCGCCGGGTTGATCAGTCTGACGCAGGGGGCCTCCCGGGTGTTCGAGGGCGGCCCCGTCACGCAGACCGTGGTGGAGATGCAGCGGGGGTTGTTGCTGATCATGTCGATCAGTGACGGGTCGTGTCTGGCGGTGCTGGCGGCGGCCGACTCCGATCTGGGTCTGGTGGCCTATCAGATGACGTTGCTGGTGGAGCGTGCGGGGCAGGTGCTGACCCCCGCGGTCCGGGCCGAGCTGCAGTCCTCCCACCCGAGGTGA
- a CDS encoding ABC transporter permease produces the protein MTTPPVTTPPVTTAVVSGGRWAGRARGLAVRMWAVPVVVALWEAAARSVESVYFPPPSAILARLRELWFSGPPARLFLSDAAIADFPPSLGHLFGGWALACVGGIALGVAIGRSRTLAGYVDPLIEFGRAIPPPTLIPLFIVLFKADTRMQLATIVYGVIWPVLVNSVDGARYVDRLHIETARVFGLSRGELLFRVILPAAAPKIFAGLRLSLSLALILMVVAELAGSATSGIGYELIYTQQNFDLPGMWGTIALLGVLGFLLNSSFLVVERRALSWHRGAGRRS, from the coding sequence GTGACGACCCCGCCAGTGACGACCCCGCCAGTAACGACCGCCGTCGTGAGCGGCGGCCGGTGGGCCGGCCGGGCGCGCGGGCTCGCCGTGCGGATGTGGGCGGTGCCGGTCGTCGTCGCCCTGTGGGAGGCCGCCGCCCGGTCGGTGGAGTCCGTCTACTTCCCGCCGCCGTCGGCGATCCTGGCCCGGCTGCGGGAGCTGTGGTTCTCCGGGCCGCCGGCCCGCCTTTTCCTCAGCGACGCCGCCATCGCCGACTTCCCGCCCAGCCTCGGTCATCTGTTCGGCGGATGGGCGCTCGCCTGCGTGGGCGGGATCGCCCTGGGCGTCGCGATCGGCCGGTCCCGGACGCTGGCGGGCTACGTGGACCCGCTGATCGAGTTCGGCCGGGCGATCCCGCCGCCGACGCTCATCCCGCTGTTCATCGTGCTGTTCAAGGCGGACACGCGGATGCAGCTCGCCACCATCGTGTACGGCGTGATCTGGCCGGTCCTGGTCAACTCGGTGGACGGCGCCCGCTACGTGGACCGCCTCCACATCGAGACGGCGCGCGTGTTCGGCCTGTCCCGGGGCGAACTGCTCTTCCGGGTGATCCTGCCGGCGGCGGCGCCGAAGATCTTCGCGGGACTGCGGCTGAGCCTGTCGCTCGCGCTCATCCTCATGGTCGTCGCCGAACTCGCGGGCAGCGCGACCAGCGGGATCGGCTACGAGCTGATCTACACGCAGCAGAACTTCGACCTGCCGGGGATGTGGGGGACGATCGCGCTGCTCGGCGTCCTCGGCTTCCTCCTCAACTCGTCGTTCCTCGTCGTGGAGCGGCGCGCCCTGTCCTGGCACCGGGGTGCCGGGCGGAGAAGCTGA
- a CDS encoding ABC transporter substrate-binding protein, which yields MRLTGRRTVIGVIAALTLTACSGADTQTTSSGNNGLEKTTLKVGILPIADVAALFIAIKQGFFKAEGLTVEPEVVQSTIVAIPKLVSGATDITLGNYFSVLSAQEAKAGNFRVLADTFQAKPDVFDIVVKKDSPIQSVKDLKGKKVTVAALNSIGELAVASTLRANGLSPKDVQYVPVPFPQAPGMLASGQVDAAWLTEPFLTGVQKDMGARKIADTMTGAMADFPIAGWTTTEPALAKYPKTMAAFQRAIVKAQQIADSDRKAVEKVLPDYTQIKPEAASIITLGAYPSTLNPTRIQRVADLMLEYGYLKSKMDVTPLLVPMPQ from the coding sequence ATGAGGCTGACGGGTCGCAGAACCGTCATTGGCGTCATAGCAGCGTTGACACTTACCGCCTGTAGCGGTGCGGACACACAGACGACATCGTCCGGCAACAACGGACTGGAGAAAACCACCCTTAAAGTCGGTATTCTCCCCATCGCCGACGTCGCGGCGCTGTTCATCGCGATCAAGCAGGGCTTCTTCAAGGCTGAGGGGCTGACCGTAGAGCCCGAAGTGGTCCAGAGCACCATCGTCGCCATCCCGAAGCTCGTGAGCGGCGCGACGGACATCACGCTCGGCAACTACTTCTCGGTGCTTTCGGCGCAGGAGGCGAAAGCGGGGAACTTCCGCGTCCTCGCCGATACATTCCAGGCCAAACCGGACGTATTTGACATCGTGGTCAAGAAGGACTCACCGATCCAGTCGGTCAAGGACCTCAAGGGCAAGAAGGTCACCGTCGCGGCGCTGAACAGCATCGGCGAGCTCGCCGTCGCCTCGACCCTGCGGGCCAACGGGCTGTCCCCCAAGGACGTCCAGTACGTCCCGGTGCCCTTCCCCCAGGCGCCGGGCATGCTCGCGTCCGGCCAGGTGGACGCGGCCTGGCTCACCGAGCCGTTCCTGACCGGCGTGCAGAAGGACATGGGCGCCCGCAAGATCGCCGACACGATGACCGGCGCGATGGCGGACTTCCCGATCGCGGGCTGGACCACGACCGAGCCCGCCCTGGCGAAGTACCCCAAGACCATGGCCGCCTTCCAGCGCGCCATCGTGAAGGCCCAGCAGATCGCCGACTCCGACCGCAAGGCCGTGGAGAAGGTGCTGCCTGACTACACACAGATCAAGCCGGAGGCGGCGTCCATCATCACCCTCGGCGCCTACCCGTCCACTCTCAACCCGACGCGCATCCAGCGGGTCGCCGACCTGATGCTGGAGTACGGCTACCTGAAGTCCAAGATGGACGTGACCCCGCTGCTGGTGCCGATGCCGCAATGA
- a CDS encoding ABC transporter ATP-binding protein, which translates to MLDVVNLTHTYGSGPEAHRALGGIDLKVSEGELVCVVGPSGCGKSTLLRSIAGLVRPTGGEVRVKGRPVDGTPDDLAVVFQDYSRSLFPWLSVRDNVALPLRRRGLDRAARRTAAAEALAAVSLEGAAAKYPWQLSGGMQQRVAIARALAYRPSLLLMDEPFGSVDAQTREDLEDLVLAVRGHHRMTIVLITHDIDESVYVGDRVVVLTRAPAVVAADLRVDLPGPRDQIGTRELPAFVHLRAEVSRLVRGRPEFTPEFSPGFGPEFSMAPPHMTTSPLMNTPSHLTKE; encoded by the coding sequence GTGCTCGACGTCGTCAACCTGACCCACACCTACGGCAGCGGACCGGAGGCCCACCGGGCGCTCGGCGGGATCGACCTCAAGGTCTCCGAGGGCGAACTCGTCTGCGTCGTCGGCCCGTCGGGCTGCGGGAAGTCGACGCTCCTGCGGTCGATCGCGGGGCTCGTACGGCCGACCGGCGGGGAGGTCCGCGTCAAGGGCCGCCCGGTCGACGGGACGCCCGACGACCTCGCGGTGGTCTTCCAGGACTACAGCAGGTCGTTGTTCCCCTGGTTGTCGGTGCGCGACAACGTGGCGCTGCCGCTGCGGCGGCGCGGCCTCGACCGGGCGGCCCGCCGTACGGCGGCGGCGGAGGCGCTGGCGGCGGTGAGCCTGGAAGGCGCCGCGGCCAAGTATCCCTGGCAGCTGTCGGGCGGCATGCAGCAGCGGGTGGCGATCGCGCGGGCCCTCGCCTACCGTCCCTCGCTGCTGCTGATGGACGAGCCGTTCGGCTCCGTCGACGCCCAGACCCGCGAGGACCTGGAGGATCTCGTCCTCGCCGTACGCGGTCACCATCGCATGACGATCGTCCTGATCACCCACGACATCGACGAGAGCGTCTACGTCGGCGACCGGGTGGTGGTGCTGACCCGGGCGCCCGCCGTGGTCGCCGCCGACCTGCGGGTGGACCTGCCCGGCCCCCGCGACCAGATCGGGACCCGGGAGCTGCCCGCCTTCGTGCACCTGCGGGCCGAGGTGAGCCGCCTGGTGCGCGGCAGACCCGAATTCACCCCCGAGTTCAGCCCCGGATTCGGCCCCGAGTTCAGCATGGCCCCACCGCACATGACGACCTCACCTCTCATGAACACCCCCTCACATCTGACCAAGGAGTAG
- a CDS encoding DUF742 domain-containing protein has translation MDPWGQRPGGPLPEEPPSPVRPFTVTGGRTTPRMQLALEALVSSATTTHYDLSTRPPEHRAIASLCRQVRSVAEVSALLRIPLGVVRVVIADMAAEGLVHVHQPQLEAGKPDLNLLERVLSGLRRL, from the coding sequence ATGGACCCTTGGGGACAGCGGCCCGGCGGCCCGCTCCCGGAGGAGCCGCCCTCCCCGGTGCGCCCGTTCACCGTCACCGGCGGGCGTACGACGCCACGTATGCAGCTCGCGCTGGAGGCACTGGTCTCCTCCGCCACGACCACGCACTACGACCTGTCCACGAGGCCGCCGGAGCATCGGGCCATCGCCTCCCTGTGCCGTCAGGTGCGGTCGGTGGCGGAGGTGTCGGCGTTGCTGCGGATTCCGCTGGGTGTGGTTCGTGTGGTGATCGCGGACATGGCGGCGGAGGGGTTGGTGCATGTGCATCAGCCGCAGTTGGAGGCGGGTAAGCCGGATCTGAACTTGCTGGAAAGGGTGCTCAGTGGACTTCGCAGGCTCTAG
- a CDS encoding GTP-binding protein, giving the protein MTSTKIVVAGGFGVGKTTFVGAVSEIVPLTTEAVMTDASAGVDDVGLVPHKTTTTVAMDFGRVSLDRDLILYLFGTPGQHRFWFMWDDLVRGAIGAVVLVDTRRLADSFPAVDYFEEARLPFVVGVNGFDGQYTHSEDELREALTISPGVPIVRTDARDRGSVKSALITLVEHALTSHVGALR; this is encoded by the coding sequence CTGACCTCGACGAAGATCGTGGTCGCGGGGGGTTTCGGTGTGGGCAAGACGACTTTCGTGGGGGCGGTGTCGGAGATCGTGCCGCTGACGACGGAGGCGGTGATGACCGATGCGTCGGCGGGTGTGGATGATGTGGGGCTGGTGCCGCACAAGACGACCACGACGGTGGCGATGGACTTCGGGCGGGTGTCGCTGGATCGGGATCTGATCCTTTATCTGTTCGGCACGCCGGGTCAGCATCGGTTCTGGTTCATGTGGGATGACCTGGTGCGGGGGGCGATCGGTGCGGTGGTGCTGGTCGACACCCGGCGGTTGGCCGACAGTTTTCCCGCGGTGGACTACTTCGAGGAGGCGCGGCTGCCGTTCGTCGTCGGCGTCAACGGCTTCGACGGGCAGTACACCCACTCGGAGGACGAACTGCGGGAGGCGCTCACGATCTCACCCGGGGTCCCGATCGTCCGTACGGACGCCCGGGACCGGGGATCGGTGAAGAGCGCCCTGATCACGCTCGTCGAGCACGCCCTGACATCGCACGTCGGCGCGCTCCGGTGA
- a CDS encoding methyltransferase has translation MTEASSVVWEHLRGFYRAAALGAIVDLDCAGHLKDGPLTVEELATRCGAHAPSLARLLRTCAANGLFTSVSPGTYALTDAGRLLVEGVPGSLRTAVQFNTAPTLSYGMNALTSTVRAGRSAFVEKYGVLYDHLGTDPELNRVFNDFMSQRSQPMADGVAASYDFSSVKTLVDLGGGRGHILATALRANPHLRGVLVELAHVLPDARAAFDEWGLSERVEIVEGDFFASVPAGHDAYLLGSVIHNWDDEDAIRILRVVRDAMSDDGRVLLVELVLPDDDSAHFGKDLDMRMLGLFGQGRERSRSEHDALLRAAGLRLTGTYGLPFHATLIEAVRV, from the coding sequence GTGACAGAAGCCAGCAGCGTCGTGTGGGAGCACCTGCGCGGGTTCTACCGGGCCGCGGCGCTCGGCGCGATCGTCGACCTCGACTGCGCCGGCCACCTGAAGGACGGACCGCTCACCGTCGAGGAGCTCGCCACCCGCTGCGGCGCGCACGCGCCGTCCCTCGCCCGCCTGCTGCGCACGTGCGCCGCCAACGGGCTGTTCACCTCCGTCTCCCCCGGCACGTACGCGCTGACCGACGCGGGCCGGCTGCTCGTGGAGGGCGTGCCCGGCTCGCTGCGCACCGCCGTCCAGTTCAACACCGCGCCCACGCTCTCGTACGGCATGAACGCCCTGACCTCGACGGTGCGCGCGGGACGGTCGGCGTTCGTCGAGAAGTACGGAGTGCTCTACGACCACCTGGGGACCGACCCCGAGCTGAACCGCGTCTTCAACGACTTCATGAGCCAGCGGTCGCAGCCGATGGCGGACGGGGTGGCCGCGAGCTACGACTTCTCGTCGGTCAAGACGCTGGTGGACCTGGGCGGCGGCCGGGGCCACATCCTGGCGACGGCGCTGCGGGCCAACCCGCATCTGCGCGGTGTGCTGGTGGAGCTGGCGCACGTGCTGCCGGACGCGCGGGCCGCCTTCGACGAGTGGGGGCTGTCGGAGCGGGTGGAGATCGTCGAGGGCGACTTCTTCGCGTCGGTCCCCGCGGGTCACGACGCCTACCTGCTGGGCAGTGTGATCCACAACTGGGATGACGAGGACGCGATCCGGATCCTGCGCGTGGTCCGCGACGCGATGAGTGACGACGGCCGGGTGCTGCTGGTGGAGTTGGTCCTGCCGGACGACGACTCGGCGCACTTCGGGAAGGACCTGGACATGCGGATGCTCGGCCTGTTCGGACAGGGAAGGGAGCGCAGCAGGTCGGAGCACGACGCGCTGCTGCGGGCGGCCGGGCTGCGCCTGACCGGCACCTACGGCCTGCCGTTCCACGCCACCCTCATCGAGGCGGTCCGCGTCTAG
- a CDS encoding roadblock/LC7 domain-containing protein, translating into MSQGARGLNWLISDFVSAVPGVAHTVVVSADGLPLAFSNGFPKDRADQLAAVAAGLISLTQGASRVFEGGPVVQTVVEMQRGLLLIMSVSDGSCLAVLAAADSDLGLVAYQMTLLVERAGQVLTPAVRAELQASHPRR; encoded by the coding sequence TTGAGCCAGGGTGCACGCGGCCTGAACTGGCTGATCAGTGATTTCGTGAGTGCGGTCCCAGGTGTGGCGCACACCGTGGTGGTGTCGGCCGACGGGTTGCCTCTGGCGTTCTCGAACGGGTTCCCCAAGGATCGGGCGGATCAGCTGGCGGCGGTGGCCGCCGGGTTGATCAGTCTGACGCAGGGGGCCTCCCGGGTGTTCGAGGGCGGCCCCGTGGTGCAGACGGTCGTGGAGATGCAGCGGGGGTTGTTGCTGATCATGTCGGTCAGTGACGGGTCGTGTCTGGCGGTGCTGGCGGCGGCCGACTCCGATCTGGGTCTGGTGGCCTATCAGATGACGTTGCTGGTGGAGCGTGCGGGGCAGGTGCTGACCCCTGCGGTCCGGGCCGAGCTGCAGGCGTCCCACCCGCGGAGGTGA
- a CDS encoding ABC transporter permease, giving the protein MTVGRVVRGAVGVAVLLVVAEIAGRTGLMDTQIMPLASTVLAGAAGLAVDSEFLHDASATVEVWAEGLLVATLLAVPAGVLLGSLPKVEIGLRPLIEFLRPIPSIALIPLVTLIMATGGAVKVTIVVYAACWPVLVNTMYGLHDVDPVARETMRAFGFGRLAVLLRVALPSAAPFVLTGVRLAASVALVVAISAELLSGGEGGIGVYIIKAGSGYRIDLMLAATVWAGLIGLVVNALLVRAERGLFRWHAARAGVAQ; this is encoded by the coding sequence ATGACCGTCGGCAGAGTGGTCCGCGGCGCCGTCGGCGTCGCGGTCCTGCTGGTCGTCGCGGAGATCGCCGGCCGAACCGGCCTGATGGACACCCAGATCATGCCGCTGGCGTCCACCGTGCTCGCCGGGGCGGCCGGGCTCGCCGTCGATTCCGAGTTCCTGCACGACGCCTCGGCCACCGTCGAGGTGTGGGCGGAGGGTCTCCTCGTCGCGACCCTGCTGGCCGTGCCCGCCGGAGTGCTGCTGGGGAGCCTGCCGAAAGTGGAGATCGGGCTGCGGCCGCTCATCGAGTTCCTCCGGCCGATCCCCTCGATCGCGCTCATCCCCCTGGTCACGCTCATCATGGCCACCGGTGGCGCGGTGAAGGTCACGATCGTCGTCTACGCCGCGTGCTGGCCCGTTCTCGTCAACACCATGTACGGCCTGCACGATGTGGACCCGGTCGCCAGGGAGACGATGCGGGCCTTCGGCTTCGGCCGCCTGGCCGTGCTGCTGCGGGTGGCGCTGCCGAGCGCCGCCCCGTTCGTCCTGACCGGCGTACGCCTGGCGGCGTCGGTCGCGCTGGTGGTGGCCATCAGCGCGGAGCTGCTCTCCGGCGGCGAGGGCGGCATCGGCGTGTACATCATCAAGGCGGGATCGGGCTACCGGATCGACCTCATGCTGGCGGCCACGGTGTGGGCGGGGCTCATCGGCCTGGTCGTGAACGCGCTGCTCGTCCGGGCCGAACGCGGCCTGTTCCGCTGGCACGCAGCGCGTGCGGGGGTGGCCCAGTGA
- a CDS encoding ATP/GTP-binding protein: MTSTKIVVAGGFGVGKTTFVGAVSEIVPLTTEAVMTDASAGVDDVGLVPHKTTTTVAMDFGRVSLDRDLILYLFGTPGQHRFWFMWDDLVRGAIGAVVLVDTRRLADSFPAVDYFEEARLPFVVGVNGFDGQYPHAEEEVREALSLAPRIPVVRTDARDRGSVKSALITLVEHALTMRVAVPGGGRS, translated from the coding sequence CTGACCTCGACGAAGATCGTGGTCGCGGGGGGTTTCGGTGTGGGCAAGACGACTTTCGTGGGGGCGGTGTCGGAGATCGTGCCGCTGACGACGGAGGCGGTGATGACCGATGCGTCGGCGGGTGTGGATGATGTGGGGCTGGTGCCGCACAAGACGACCACGACGGTGGCGATGGACTTCGGGCGGGTGTCGCTGGATCGGGATCTGATCCTTTATCTGTTCGGCACGCCGGGTCAGCATCGGTTCTGGTTCATGTGGGATGACCTGGTGCGGGGGGCGATCGGTGCGGTGGTGCTGGTCGACACCCGGCGGTTGGCCGACAGTTTTCCCGCGGTGGACTACTTCGAGGAGGCGCGGCTGCCGTTCGTCGTCGGCGTCAACGGCTTCGACGGGCAGTATCCGCATGCGGAGGAGGAGGTGCGTGAGGCGCTGAGCCTGGCGCCGCGGATCCCCGTCGTCCGTACGGACGCCCGGGACCGGGGATCGGTGAAGAGCGCCCTGATCACCCTCGTCGAGCACGCGCTGACCATGCGGGTCGCCGTACCCGGCGGGGGGCGCTCCTGA